CTATTAATTTGAGTTGGCATCTTGACTCTTCATATATGCTTTGTTTATCAGATTAGCCACCCACTTAGGCCAGAAAAGCTGATACATGAACAAATCTTCTTTGGTCCTAGTATTATCTGAAATAGTCTTGGTTGTTTCCGACTCTCCATGAATCCGGTGGCACATGAGTTTCTCAGAAATATAAGCAAATCGCCCCTTATAATCACTAATCTTGTACCAAGCATACCAATCCAGACTCACGCGCATTTCCTCATCAAATCGAAAATCCCTTAATGCCTCTAAATTGTAAGTCACAGCCGGACAGGAAATGGGATTGCCAAAAGCTAGAACCCGATTTCTCCAAAAACGACTGGATGGCATTAGGTTCAAGGTTTTAAGCATGAGAGTCTTGATTTTCAAATTAGTATTAGCTGGAATCTTGACTCCATTTTTCTCTTCAAAATAGTCTGTATAAGCAATGAGAATGTCTTTAGACTGCTCTATTTTTTGCATCACTGCTTCTAGATAAGTAGGTTCATAATAGTCGTCTTGGTGGGCAATGGTAGCATAAGAAGTCTCAGCAAAAGAGAGTGCATTATTCCAGTCCTTACCGATACCGCCGCCTTCTTTCGTATAAAAAGGAATTTGATACTTCTGGCAAAGCTGCTTGATTGAATCCAGCGGTGTTGAACTATAACAGATAATCTTTGATGACAAGGTTTGATCTTGCAGAGACAGGATGCAAGCTTCTAAGAATTCACTTTCGCCATAGGCACAAATCACCCAAGTATGGTTATTTTTCATCTTTTTCACTCTCTAACTTAGATATTTTTTGCTTCATAATGGACAGTTCTTGCACCAACTGCTTGATTTGTTCCTTTTGCTTGGAAATGGAAATAGTATGTAAAAAAACAATAACCAGCAAGAAAAAAATGGCCAAGGACATCACAAAGTTTGATGTCAGCTCAAAGCCCAACAATTTGGCAATAGAAACTGGAATCCGATCAAAAACAGAGATAATAATCAGCACGAAGCCAATAACAATCCACATAAAGGCTTGCTCAAACAAAATATTATTTTGATTGATATTCCGAAAGACAAAATACAGGAATAGAACTGAAGCCACTAGCATAACAATAGACAAAATGGACATTATTCACTCTCTTTCATAAAAGCAGCAATCAAGATTGAAGAGCAAACTTCAATCATATAGCGAATGGACTTAATCGGAGTAATCGATGAGACTCCTCCTGCACGTTCAAACATATTGGCTGGTGCTTCCACCACTTTATATTTCCGCTTCAAGATATGGACGATTGATTCTGGTTCAGGGTACTTGATAGGATAGCGCGCAGCGAATTGTCGAATAATGTCTCGATTGGCCAAACGATAGCCTGATGTGGTATCCAGAATCCTTTTACCAGTTGTTAATTTAATAAAGGCTGAGATAATAGTAATGCCAAATCGCCGCATAAAAGTCGTCTGAAATTCTGAAGACTTGTCACCGATAAAACGAGAACCAACAACCAAATCCGCCTGCTGACGACGAATAGGCTCCAGCAAAGCATCCAGCGACTCAATATCATGTTGACCATCTCCATCAAACTGTACGGCCACATCATAATTATTCTCAAGAGCATACTTATAGCCGGTCTGAACAGCTCCTCCAATCCCTAAATTCATAACCAAATGAATAGCATTCAGATGATGGTTGTCCAAAATCTCCTTGGTTCTGTCAACAGAGCCATCATTGATGACTACGTAGTCTAAGTCAAAATCAACTTTCTTCCGATATTCTACAATGCTCATAACCGTATTTAAAATACTTTCTTCCTCATTATAAGCAGGAATTATCATTAAAACTTTCAATTATCCTTCTTCCCTTTACAATAAATTTTAGCAAATAATGGAACTAACCTTAACTTTTCTAAACTCAAAAAAACAATTAGAGAAATTTTAGTCTGAAATCTTTCGCCCTGAACCTTCTTAGACAAGGGAGAGATCGTACTGATGAGTTTATTCTCTTTTAACCATTCCTTAATCCTAATATACTGATGAATAAACTCCTGATTGGATGAGGTTCTCCCAGAAAAAAGCAAATACCAAACATAATATCTTTTCAAGTAATATACTTCTAGCTCAGATGGCTTACCCAGCTCTAATATTTTTGAAAAAAGAACTAAAATATCAATTTTAGGAGAGAAACATCTCTGAGAAGTGTTAGAAATACTCTGACTATTGTAATACCAATTATATCCTTTATAATCTAACAAACCTATTTTGTATGTTGCCTTATAGGCAGCTAGGTTAAAAATGATATCTTCTCCTATACCATAGTCAAAAAATTCTAGATTGTTCGTTTTCAAGAACTCCGTTCGGTAAATTTTGGCCCAAGGAGCCATTATAATATACTTGGACCATTCTGACTGCTGTATATCCTGGCTAAAGATAATTTGGTTATCCTGATTGACACGTTTGTAGCCACCAATAACTAAGTCTAGCCTTTTCTCATGAATAGCCTGATAAAAAGTTTCAATGTAATCACTATCAACAAAATCATCATTATCCATGAACATAGTATATTCTCCCTCAGCTAGAAGAATCCCCTTATTTCTAGTTACTGCAACTCCTTCATTTTGTTTGTCAATTACTCTTACAAAACTATACTTCAATTCATATTCTTTTAAAATATTTAAAGAGTTATCTTTCGAACCATCGTTGAGAAGAATAATTTCAAAATTCTTAAATGATTGATTCAAAAGAGAATCTACACAGCGTTTAATCCCGTCTTGTGCATTATAAACTGGAATAATAACTGAAATAGCTGGTTTAGACATATTTTTCCTTTCATAACTAATCCACTCTATTTATAAAACTTCAATAAAACAGGAAATAGTTTTATTGAAAATTTTATCCCAAATAAATTGGCTAATAGGCCTGTTAATTCAAATACGCGGTTCTCTATATACTTTGCATACTTTAGCAAATACTTATACTGATAAAGCAACTCTTTAATTTTAAAATTATCAATGTATTGATTTACATAATACACCTGTTAAAACTTACGTTACAAACACATCATTAATGTAAATATGATATTCATAGAATCCTATTTCTTTTTTCCTGATTTTTAGCAATACCATAGATAATCAGACTTGTTGCACAAAAAACACACATGGAAATTAAAAAGGAATTAGCAGCTCCCATCAATTTTTGGTCGCGGATAAATGGTAAAGTAATAAATTTTGAAACAGCAAATGTCAGTAAATAGGCTATCATCAGATAATGCTGTTTTCTAAAGATGGTCATAATGATATCAACTACTAAGGCTAAAACATTTAAAATACCACCTACTAACAATATTGTAAAGGGCAGCTTATATTCTTGTAACTGAATACCATAAACAGCACCTAACACTTCTGTACCAATCAAATAACCTAAGCCAACAATAATAAAACCCAAAACAAGCATAACCAAAAACAGTAGGCGAACTTGTTTGAAAAAAAGTAGTTCCTTCTTCTCATTCCAATAAATTGAAAGCTGTGTAGTCAACGGTCTAAGGACGAAGAATAAAAGGGATAGGACAAAGACAGGCATAAATAAAATGTTAAAGTCCCTTTGCATACCTGACACCAGAACTCCGCTTGTTAACAAGCGGTCAATGACAATTTTAGGCTCATTATAGATATAAGCAAGTAAAAATCCATTTAAAAACAAAGGAAAACTGTTTTTTAAAATAGAGAAGACATTGCTTTTATCCTTAAATAGCAAGGGAGTAAGACATTCATTCCGAAAATGACGTCTATAGTAAGTGATATCTAAGAGCGATGTTAAAACGAGATTTACTAAACCAATAATCAAACTAGCAAAAAGTAAAGATTTTGTGAGTAGCAGAACAACTGCAAAAACGAGCATACAAAGCCAGCTTCTGTGAAACTGAATTTTTCCAGCTAGATCTGACCTGTTCTTTTGCTGGAAAAAGCCTTGGATGACATCCGAATAAGCATCTATAGCTCGGTAAAAAACCAACAGAGAAATAATAGCCGATTTGTAGATGTCATAGCCTTGCCAGCATACATAAAATAGGGAAGTAAGCAGCATCAAAAAGACTGTAAAAATCCTAGTATTGTGGTATGAAGCGAAACTATACGTTTCCTTTACATCTGTAGACTGCAGATTTCTAATCTGAAAATATCCCAACACATAGAACTGCTGTCCTAAAGCAAATGCGATACTAAATATATCAGAATCTTGCGAGCTTAATAATCTTGAAGCTAGTAGTAGTAGAAAAAAGGAGATAAATGAAGCTGAAATAGTCCCTAACATATTCCATATATAATTGCTCTTAACTGACGGTAGTGAAATTTCTGATTTCTGGGACATTCTATCTTCTCCAATTACGTTCTAGTTCTTATTATACTATACTTTCCATGAAATGTGAAAAGCCACTATTAAATAGCCATCAAAAAAGGACTCAAAGGTCCTTTTGATAAATATCAGTGTTTTTTATCCTGCTTGTAAAACTCTTTCAAAGCATCCTGCCAAGTTGGAATGACAAAGCCTGTAGCCTTGGCCTTGGCCAGACTCATAGTTGAGTTGAAAGGTCGCTTAGCCTTAGCTGGGAACTTGCTAGAATCAACTGGCTGGACTTCCACATCCGTATCTTTGAGAATTTCCACTGCAAAGTCATACCAAGTTGTGTCCTCTGATGCATCATTAGACAGATGGTAATAACCAAATTCCTTTTGATTTTCAGCCAGATAGGTCATAAATTCAGCTAGCGTACGAGTCCAAGTCGGACGGCCATGCTGGTCATTGACTACAGTCAGAGTTTTGTGCGTCTTAGCAAGATTTTGCATGGTAAAGACAAAGTTTTTACCGTAGTTCCCAAAGACCCAGGCAGTACGGATAATGTAGAAACGGCTGGAATATTTCTCAACTAGCTCCTCACCCATGCGCTTGGTACGGCCATACTCGGTCTGTGGATCTGGTCGATCGTCTACTTCCCATTCCTCTCCGACAGGCTTTTGTCCATCAAAGACATAGTCTGTTGAGATGTAGACCATGGTCGCCCCATGTGCTTCTGCTGCTTTTGCCACATTTTCGGTACCAGTCACGTTGATGGCATAGTCCAGCTCTTTACCTTCATCTTCAGCTGCATCAACTGCAGTATAGGCTGCGCAGTGATAGACCAAGCTTGGCTTGACTTCCGCAAAGACCTTGTCCACCATTTGGGAATTGGTAATATCCATTTCTGCCACATCAACAGCAACATACTCCTCATTGCGCTCATCCAAAAGATAGCGGAGCTCTGTTCCCAGCTGTCCATTCGCGCCTGTAATTAAAATCATCTTCTTTTTCTCCTATAAAAATATTCAACGGATTCATTATATCAAAAAAAGCAGGAAAAATCTGCTTTAAACCAAAATTAATCAGTACTTTCAATCCCTTCAATTTCGAAATAAGCTGCCATCCACTGGTTAAACCAATCATCTTTAGATGGACCTAAATTCGCTGTACCTTTATAAGCATTGAAAAGGGTTCTTGGTTCTGTATAACGCCTCAAGGTGACAAACTCTTGACCTTTTTCTTTTGCCAAGCGTACTTCCTCGTACTGCTCCTTAACAACTAAGTAAGTATCGTGAACATCACTAAGAGCGTTACTGTAAGACATCCCAAATTTAATAACAACAGGCAAAAGAGCATACACCGCAATCCCCCTCACCCACTTTTTCTCTTCAACAAAAATTACTTTGAGGGGGATTAGAAGAGCTAAGATAAGAA
Above is a window of Streptococcus cristatus ATCC 51100 DNA encoding:
- a CDS encoding glycosyltransferase family 2 protein, with product MKNNHTWVICAYGESEFLEACILSLQDQTLSSKIICYSSTPLDSIKQLCQKYQIPFYTKEGGGIGKDWNNALSFAETSYATIAHQDDYYEPTYLEAVMQKIEQSKDILIAYTDYFEEKNGVKIPANTNLKIKTLMLKTLNLMPSSRFWRNRVLAFGNPISCPAVTYNLEALRDFRFDEEMRVSLDWYAWYKISDYKGRFAYISEKLMCHRIHGESETTKTISDNTRTKEDLFMYQLFWPKWVANLINKAYMKSQDANSN
- a CDS encoding DUF2304 domain-containing protein, with translation MSILSIVMLVASVLFLYFVFRNINQNNILFEQAFMWIVIGFVLIIISVFDRIPVSIAKLLGFELTSNFVMSLAIFFLLVIVFLHTISISKQKEQIKQLVQELSIMKQKISKLESEKDEK
- a CDS encoding glycosyltransferase family 2 protein, whose protein sequence is MKVLMIIPAYNEEESILNTVMSIVEYRKKVDFDLDYVVINDGSVDRTKEILDNHHLNAIHLVMNLGIGGAVQTGYKYALENNYDVAVQFDGDGQHDIESLDALLEPIRRQQADLVVGSRFIGDKSSEFQTTFMRRFGITIISAFIKLTTGKRILDTTSGYRLANRDIIRQFAARYPIKYPEPESIVHILKRKYKVVEAPANMFERAGGVSSITPIKSIRYMIEVCSSILIAAFMKESE
- a CDS encoding glycosyltransferase family 2 protein, with protein sequence MSKPAISVIIPVYNAQDGIKRCVDSLLNQSFKNFEIILLNDGSKDNSLNILKEYELKYSFVRVIDKQNEGVAVTRNKGILLAEGEYTMFMDNDDFVDSDYIETFYQAIHEKRLDLVIGGYKRVNQDNQIIFSQDIQQSEWSKYIIMAPWAKIYRTEFLKTNNLEFFDYGIGEDIIFNLAAYKATYKIGLLDYKGYNWYYNSQSISNTSQRCFSPKIDILVLFSKILELGKPSELEVYYLKRYYVWYLLFSGRTSSNQEFIHQYIRIKEWLKENKLISTISPLSKKVQGERFQTKISLIVFLSLEKLRLVPLFAKIYCKGKKDN
- a CDS encoding lipopolysaccharide biosynthesis protein, with product MSQKSEISLPSVKSNYIWNMLGTISASFISFFLLLLASRLLSSQDSDIFSIAFALGQQFYVLGYFQIRNLQSTDVKETYSFASYHNTRIFTVFLMLLTSLFYVCWQGYDIYKSAIISLLVFYRAIDAYSDVIQGFFQQKNRSDLAGKIQFHRSWLCMLVFAVVLLLTKSLLFASLIIGLVNLVLTSLLDITYYRRHFRNECLTPLLFKDKSNVFSILKNSFPLFLNGFLLAYIYNEPKIVIDRLLTSGVLVSGMQRDFNILFMPVFVLSLLFFVLRPLTTQLSIYWNEKKELLFFKQVRLLFLVMLVLGFIIVGLGYLIGTEVLGAVYGIQLQEYKLPFTILLVGGILNVLALVVDIIMTIFRKQHYLMIAYLLTFAVSKFITLPFIRDQKLMGAANSFLISMCVFCATSLIIYGIAKNQEKRNRIL
- the rfbD gene encoding dTDP-4-dehydrorhamnose reductase yields the protein MILITGANGQLGTELRYLLDERNEEYVAVDVAEMDITNSQMVDKVFAEVKPSLVYHCAAYTAVDAAEDEGKELDYAINVTGTENVAKAAEAHGATMVYISTDYVFDGQKPVGEEWEVDDRPDPQTEYGRTKRMGEELVEKYSSRFYIIRTAWVFGNYGKNFVFTMQNLAKTHKTLTVVNDQHGRPTWTRTLAEFMTYLAENQKEFGYYHLSNDASEDTTWYDFAVEILKDTDVEVQPVDSSKFPAKAKRPFNSTMSLAKAKATGFVIPTWQDALKEFYKQDKKH